A stretch of DNA from Granulicella pectinivorans:
CGCTTGCGAAGATGGGCGCTCCGGTGGTGGTGAAGGCCGATGGCCTGGCTGCGGGCAAGGGCGTGGTGATCTGCGAGACGGTGGAGCAGGCGCAGGCCGAGGCGGATGCGATGCTCGCGGGAAGGGTTCCGGGGGTGCAGGCGGATCGCGTGGTCGTCGAAGAGTTTATGGAAGGGCCGGAGGTCTCGTTCTTCGCCGTGAGCGACGGCAAACAGGCGGTTACGGTCGGCGTCGCGCAGGATCATAAGCGTGTGGGCGAGGGCGACACGGGGCCGAATACAGGGGGCATGGGCGCGTACTCGACCGATACGCTGATCTCGGGCGAGATGCGCGAGTGGCTGCTGAAGAACGTCGCCCAGAGGACCGTCGATGGCATGGCGCGGGAGGGCGTGCCGTTCAAGGGTGTGCTGTTCTGCGGGATCATGCTGACGAGCGCCGGGCCGAAGGTGCTGGAGTTCAATACGCGCTTCGGCGATCCGGAGACGCAGGCGCTGATGCTGCGGCTGAGATCGGATGTGCTGGACCTGATCGAGTGGTCGGTGGATGGGGGCGCAATCCCGAAGGTGGAGATGAAGCCGGGGGCGAGCGTCTGCGTGATTGCGGCCAGCGCGGGTTATCCGGGCAGCTATGAGAGCGGCTTTCCGATTACGGGTGCGACGACCTTTGCGGACTGGGAGGGCTCGGTCGAGCTGTTTCACTCGGGGTCGGCGGTGCGCGACGGTCAGCTTGTGACGGCAGGGGGCCGTGTGCTGGGCATGACGGCCACGGGGCCGGACCTGAAGGAGGCCCTGGGACGCGCCTACACCTCGCTGGCACAGGTGTCGTTCGAAGGGATGCAGTTCCGGCGGGATATCGGTTGGCGGGCGACGGCAGACTAGCTGGTTCACGGGTGCCCCACGTCTCAAAATCGAGACATAAGGCACCCGCCTCTGTGGCGTACTACAGCGTTTTGAGGTCGAGGACGAAGCGGTACTTCACGTCACTCTTGACGACGCGATCGTAGGCCTCGGCGACCTTGTCCATGGGGATCAGTTCGATCTCCGCGACGATGTCGTGCTCGGCGCAGAAGTCGAGCATCTCCTGGGTCTCCTTCATGCCGCCGATGGAGGATCCGGAGAGTGAGCGGCGGTTGGTGACCATGGCGAAGGGATGCACGGGCAGAGGGATTTCCGGCAGGCCTACCAGACAGCAGACGCCGTTGATGCGTAACAGGTTGAGGTAGGCGTTGATGTCATGGGGGGCGGAGACGCAGTCGAGGATGAAGTCGAACTTGCCCTTCAGCGCATCCATCGCG
This window harbors:
- the purD gene encoding phosphoribosylamine--glycine ligase — encoded protein: MKVLVIGGGGREHALCWALKRSKRVSEVVCAPGNGGISYVARCEAVHVASVAEMVALVEREQPGMTVVGPEVPLAVGVVDALEAKGFKVFGPTQAAAQLESSKGFAKDFMARQGIPTAAYAVCGTPEEVAAALAKMGAPVVVKADGLAAGKGVVICETVEQAQAEADAMLAGRVPGVQADRVVVEEFMEGPEVSFFAVSDGKQAVTVGVAQDHKRVGEGDTGPNTGGMGAYSTDTLISGEMREWLLKNVAQRTVDGMAREGVPFKGVLFCGIMLTSAGPKVLEFNTRFGDPETQALMLRLRSDVLDLIEWSVDGGAIPKVEMKPGASVCVIAASAGYPGSYESGFPITGATTFADWEGSVELFHSGSAVRDGQLVTAGGRVLGMTATGPDLKEALGRAYTSLAQVSFEGMQFRRDIGWRATAD